A genome region from Bacteroidota bacterium includes the following:
- a CDS encoding DUF58 domain-containing protein: METRDLLKKVRKIEIKTRRLSDHIFSGEYHSSFKGRGMTFSEVRKYQFGDDVRNIDWNVTAKLNEPHVKIFEEERELTMMLMVDVSGSELFGTVSQFKKDTITEISATLAFSATQNNDKIGLILFSDEIELFIPPGKGRTHVLRIIRELIEFKPKSLKTDIAGALKYLANIQKKKAIVFMLSDFMDDDYQQTLKIAGKKHDFTGIRVYDKAEEEIPNLGMIRVKDPESGESFHVNTSSKSVRKNFAIYYKKRVNYFKNSFSRSGSGVIENRVDQSYVKQLLGYFKQR; the protein is encoded by the coding sequence TTGGAAACTAGAGACTTATTAAAGAAAGTTAGAAAAATCGAGATAAAAACTCGGCGCTTATCCGACCATATATTTTCGGGAGAATATCATTCTTCCTTTAAAGGCCGTGGTATGACTTTTTCGGAAGTGCGAAAATACCAGTTTGGTGATGATGTAAGAAATATCGACTGGAATGTTACGGCTAAACTCAATGAACCACATGTAAAGATTTTTGAAGAGGAAAGGGAGCTGACAATGATGTTGATGGTCGACGTGAGTGGTTCGGAACTGTTCGGTACTGTTTCTCAATTTAAAAAAGATACAATCACAGAAATTTCAGCAACTTTAGCTTTTTCAGCCACTCAAAATAATGATAAAATCGGGTTGATACTATTTTCTGATGAAATTGAGCTTTTTATCCCTCCCGGAAAAGGACGTACCCATGTATTGAGGATTATCAGAGAATTAATAGAATTTAAACCAAAGAGTCTGAAAACAGATATTGCCGGAGCTCTAAAGTATCTGGCAAATATTCAGAAAAAGAAAGCCATTGTTTTTATGCTTTCCGATTTTATGGACGATGATTACCAGCAAACATTGAAAATTGCAGGTAAAAAACATGATTTCACAGGAATAAGAGTATACGATAAAGCCGAGGAGGAAATTCCAAATCTGGGTATGATTAGGGTAAAAGACCCCGAAAGCGGAGAGTCTTTTCATGTAAATACCTCTTCAAAATCAGTAAGGAAAAATTTCGCAATTTATTATAAAAAGAGAGTTAACTATTTCAAAAATTCATTCTCACGAAGCGGTTCGGGAGTTATTGAAAACAGAGTGGACCAGTCGTATGTGAAACAGTTGTTGGGGTATTTTAAACAGAGATAA